In a genomic window of Streptomyces katrae:
- a CDS encoding GNAT family N-acetyltransferase, whose amino-acid sequence MSDISVRAAQPGDFAQWRVLYRGYADFYGVEQTEEAAATVWAWINDPAHETGALVAEDAGGRLVGLAHYRPFARPLSATTGCFLDDLFVAPEDRGCGAADLLLGALRELAAERGWSVVRWITADDNHRARAKYDQVATRTMWVTYDMAPGR is encoded by the coding sequence ATGTCCGATATCTCGGTCCGCGCCGCACAGCCCGGGGACTTCGCCCAGTGGCGCGTCCTCTACCGGGGCTACGCCGACTTCTACGGGGTGGAGCAGACCGAGGAGGCCGCCGCGACGGTGTGGGCCTGGATCAACGACCCCGCGCACGAGACCGGCGCCCTGGTCGCCGAGGACGCCGGGGGCCGGCTGGTCGGCCTCGCCCACTACCGCCCGTTCGCCCGTCCGCTGTCCGCGACGACCGGCTGCTTCCTCGACGACCTGTTCGTGGCCCCCGAAGACCGCGGCTGCGGCGCGGCCGACCTGCTGCTCGGCGCCCTGCGCGAGCTCGCGGCGGAGCGCGGCTGGAGCGTCGTACGGTGGATCACCGCCGACGACAACCACCGGGCCCGGGCCAAGTACGACCAGGTGGCCACCCGGACCATGTGGGTCACCTACGACATGGCCCCCGGCCGCTGA
- a CDS encoding TetR/AcrR family transcriptional regulator encodes MPRMPSADRRRQLTEAAIRAMTRDGAARTTTRSIAAEAGVSLSVVHYCFDSKAELLEAVIEAITAHSVALVREAIRRRPTLHETVRAGFQAYWDHVCAQPGEHMLTYELTQYALRRPGLEHLAHRQYTRYQETYEELIVQLSGAMGLVPRLPVPVLARYLAAMTDGLTLSALALGETRTPHDPARARAGAPVLDLMTDQVTALLGR; translated from the coding sequence ATGCCGCGGATGCCGTCGGCCGACCGGCGCAGACAGCTGACCGAGGCGGCGATCCGCGCGATGACCCGCGACGGGGCCGCCCGCACCACGACCCGTTCCATCGCCGCCGAGGCGGGCGTCTCGCTGAGCGTCGTCCACTACTGCTTCGACTCCAAGGCGGAGCTGCTCGAAGCCGTCATCGAGGCGATCACCGCCCACAGCGTCGCGCTCGTACGGGAGGCGATCCGCCGCAGGCCCACCCTGCACGAGACCGTCCGGGCCGGCTTCCAGGCGTACTGGGACCACGTGTGCGCCCAGCCCGGCGAACACATGCTGACCTACGAGCTCACCCAGTACGCCCTGCGGCGCCCCGGGCTGGAGCACCTGGCACACCGCCAGTACACGAGGTACCAGGAGACGTACGAGGAACTCATCGTCCAACTGAGCGGTGCCATGGGGCTCGTTCCGCGCCTGCCGGTGCCGGTCCTGGCCCGCTACCTGGCCGCCATGACCGACGGGCTGACGCTCAGCGCCCTGGCGCTCGGCGAGACGCGCACCCCGCACGACCCGGCCCGCGCCCGCGCCGGCGCACCCGTCCTCGACCTGATGACCGACCAGGTGACCGCCCTGCTCGGCCGCTGA
- a CDS encoding discoidin domain-containing protein produces the protein MALAPAPSSAADSASDPGWWNPTARPQPDSGINVTGEPFKGTGPDGKVRGFVDAHDHLMSNEGFGGRLICGKPFSELGVADALKDCPEHYPDGTLAVFDFITKGGDGKHDPVGWPTFKDWPAHDSLTHQQNYYAWVERAWRGGQRVLVNDLVTNGVICSVYFFKDRGCDEMTAIRLEAQKTYDMQAFVDKMYGGPGKGWFRIVTSSDQAREVIKQGKLAVVMGVETSEPFGCKQVLDVAQCSKEDIDRGLDELYKLGVRSMFLCHKFDNALCGVRFDEGALGTAINVGQFLSTGTFWQTEQCTGPQKDNPIGLAPAPAAQKELPAGVAVPSYSADARCNTRGLTALGEYAVRGMMKRKMMLEVDHMSVKAAGRAFDILESESYPGVISSHSWMDLGWTERLYKLGGFAAQYMNGSEAFSAEAKRTDALREKYHVGYGYGTDMNGVGGWPGPRGAGTPNPVKYPFRSTDGGSVIDRQTAGQRTWDLNTDGAAHYGLVPDWIEDIRLVGGQDVVDDLFRGAESYLTTWGASEKHQGSVNLATGSAASASTSQWWNPFVDYSPARAVDGDSGTRWASEWNDGQWLRIDLGSTHRIGRVTLDWEAAYAKAYRIETSTDGSNWQPVWSTTDGDGGLDTARFDAVTARYLRVQGVQRGTQWGYSLHEVGVFSS, from the coding sequence ATGGCGCTCGCCCCCGCGCCCAGCTCCGCCGCCGACTCCGCCTCGGATCCCGGCTGGTGGAACCCCACCGCCCGGCCGCAGCCGGACTCCGGCATCAACGTGACCGGTGAGCCCTTCAAGGGCACCGGCCCCGACGGCAAGGTCCGCGGCTTCGTCGACGCGCACGACCACCTGATGTCCAACGAGGGCTTCGGCGGCCGGCTCATCTGCGGCAAGCCCTTCTCCGAACTCGGCGTCGCCGACGCCCTCAAGGACTGCCCCGAGCACTACCCCGACGGCACCCTCGCCGTCTTCGACTTCATCACCAAGGGCGGCGACGGCAAGCACGACCCCGTCGGCTGGCCCACGTTCAAGGACTGGCCCGCCCACGACTCGCTGACCCACCAGCAGAACTACTACGCCTGGGTCGAGCGGGCCTGGCGCGGCGGCCAGCGGGTCCTCGTCAACGACCTCGTCACCAACGGGGTGATCTGCTCGGTCTACTTCTTCAAGGACCGCGGCTGCGACGAGATGACCGCCATCCGCCTCGAAGCCCAGAAGACGTACGACATGCAGGCGTTCGTCGACAAGATGTACGGCGGCCCCGGAAAAGGCTGGTTCCGGATCGTCACCAGCTCCGACCAGGCCCGCGAGGTGATCAAGCAGGGCAAGCTGGCCGTCGTGATGGGCGTGGAGACCTCCGAGCCCTTCGGCTGCAAGCAGGTCCTCGACGTCGCGCAGTGCTCCAAGGAGGACATCGACCGGGGCCTGGACGAGCTGTACAAGCTGGGCGTGCGCAGCATGTTCCTGTGTCACAAGTTCGACAACGCCCTGTGCGGGGTGCGCTTCGACGAGGGCGCCCTGGGCACGGCGATCAACGTCGGCCAGTTCCTGTCGACCGGAACCTTCTGGCAGACCGAGCAGTGCACGGGCCCGCAGAAGGACAACCCGATCGGCCTCGCGCCCGCTCCCGCGGCGCAGAAGGAGCTCCCGGCGGGCGTGGCGGTGCCCTCGTACTCCGCGGACGCCCGGTGCAACACCCGCGGGCTCACCGCACTCGGCGAGTACGCCGTGCGCGGCATGATGAAGCGGAAGATGATGCTCGAGGTCGACCACATGAGCGTCAAGGCCGCGGGCCGGGCCTTCGACATCCTGGAGTCCGAGTCGTACCCGGGCGTGATCTCCTCGCACAGCTGGATGGACCTCGGCTGGACCGAACGCCTCTACAAGCTGGGCGGTTTCGCCGCCCAGTACATGAACGGCTCGGAGGCCTTCAGCGCGGAGGCCAAGCGCACGGACGCGCTCCGCGAGAAGTACCACGTCGGCTACGGCTACGGCACCGACATGAACGGCGTCGGCGGCTGGCCCGGCCCGCGCGGGGCCGGCACCCCCAACCCGGTGAAGTACCCCTTCCGCAGCACCGACGGCGGCTCGGTCATCGACCGGCAGACCGCCGGGCAGCGCACCTGGGACCTCAACACCGACGGCGCCGCCCACTACGGGCTGGTCCCCGACTGGATCGAGGACATCCGGCTGGTCGGCGGCCAGGACGTGGTGGACGACCTGTTCAGGGGCGCCGAGTCCTACCTCACCACCTGGGGCGCCTCCGAGAAGCACCAGGGCAGCGTCAACCTCGCCACCGGGTCCGCCGCCTCGGCGTCCACCTCGCAGTGGTGGAACCCCTTCGTGGACTACTCCCCCGCCCGCGCCGTGGACGGCGACTCCGGCACCCGCTGGGCCAGCGAGTGGAACGACGGCCAGTGGCTGCGCATCGACCTCGGCTCCACGCACCGCATCGGCCGGGTCACCCTCGACTGGGAGGCCGCGTACGCGAAGGCCTACCGGATCGAGACGTCCACGGACGGCTCGAACTGGCAGCCGGTCTGGTCCACGACCGACGGCGACGGCGGCCTGGACACCGCCCGGTTCGACGCGGTGACGGCCCGCTACCTCAGGGTCCAGGGGGTCCAGCGCGGCACCCAGTGGGGCTACTCCCTGCACGAGGTCGGCGTCTTCAGCAGCTGA
- a CDS encoding alpha/beta fold hydrolase codes for MNECEDTSSSGTRSRRGVLKAAVAGAGAVAAVGVGGSVARADERRCAAPVFVLVHGAGGNSYGWAPVVAELALRGHKAVAVDLPGHGRGAYYPVSYQTPQDLEALRTEPSPLGKVTLDDFAEHVVGVVRRASRLGAVVLVGQSMGGVTLNAVANRVPELISHLVYASAFCATGHTSAAQLMSTPEGSTSALLRLDRVETPPGLGVNRANWRSGDPAFFAAAKEALAADWPDAAVRALIATLEPDESAAIGTADSRGLPEKWGRVPRTFLRFTQDRAIPLALQDLMIREADAATPRNRFRVRSLAAPHVGPRDAAVWADELELAAGSCR; via the coding sequence ATGAACGAATGTGAAGACACCAGTAGTTCCGGAACGCGGTCCCGGCGCGGGGTGCTGAAGGCGGCCGTGGCCGGGGCGGGGGCGGTTGCCGCCGTGGGGGTTGGAGGGTCCGTCGCGCGGGCCGACGAGCGGCGGTGCGCGGCGCCCGTGTTCGTGCTCGTGCACGGGGCCGGCGGCAACTCCTACGGGTGGGCACCCGTCGTCGCCGAGCTGGCCCTGCGCGGGCACAAGGCGGTCGCCGTCGACCTGCCCGGGCACGGGCGCGGCGCCTACTACCCGGTCTCCTACCAGACCCCGCAGGACCTGGAGGCGCTGCGCACCGAGCCCTCGCCGCTCGGGAAGGTGACGCTGGACGACTTCGCCGAGCACGTGGTGGGCGTCGTACGGCGCGCCTCCCGCCTCGGGGCCGTGGTCCTGGTCGGCCAGAGCATGGGCGGGGTGACCCTCAACGCGGTCGCCAACCGGGTGCCCGAGCTGATCTCCCACCTGGTGTACGCCTCCGCGTTCTGCGCGACCGGGCACACCTCCGCCGCGCAGCTGATGTCCACCCCCGAGGGCTCCACCAGCGCCCTGCTCCGGCTGGACCGGGTCGAGACGCCGCCCGGACTGGGCGTCAACCGGGCCAACTGGCGTTCCGGCGATCCCGCGTTCTTCGCGGCGGCCAAGGAGGCCCTCGCCGCGGACTGGCCCGACGCCGCCGTCCGGGCCCTGATCGCCACCCTGGAGCCCGACGAGTCGGCGGCGATCGGGACGGCCGACTCCCGGGGGCTGCCGGAGAAGTGGGGGCGGGTGCCGCGCACGTTCCTGCGGTTCACTCAGGACCGCGCGATCCCGCTCGCGCTCCAGGACCTGATGATCCGCGAAGCGGACGCGGCCACGCCGCGCAACCGCTTCCGGGTGCGCTCCCTGGCCGCCCCGCACGTGGGCCCCCGGGACGCGGCGGTGTGGGCGGACGAGCTGGAGCTGGCGGCGGGCTCCTGCCGCTGA